The following are encoded in a window of Peromyscus leucopus breed LL Stock chromosome X, UCI_PerLeu_2.1, whole genome shotgun sequence genomic DNA:
- the LOC114683862 gene encoding nuclear RNA export factor 2-like, whose product MDPNDETIPLQEKEKDVSSSQESSSKESPHDEYHEDNLLCPQLQDSDGNIQIKDACSDPQILYNSSLFQVNEDDGTCYAECHDIIFPEDELNDSVEDEALGGWFKITIPNGRKYSKMWIINLLQSHCSVAFTPVDFQYNRNQIQFFVQNPRSAHELKNINYQLSDEENRKISIYVNSSTEPLSVQYQLTSEQMQILKLSMKKRYNVSRKSLYLKKFRFDPDLTDHGIDIFLNRRSCMTATLQVIQVDYPELLSLNLSNNKIYWLDGLSELIERAPQVKILDLSRNLLKTAWELEKMKGLKLKELWLEGNPLCSTFPDHSAYVSAVLNCFPELLHLDGWKLFPTVDEDTLEIIKPRKESYRGSESLKNLVMQFMLQYYLIYDYGDRRSLLTAYHADACFSMTITFNSNKPDIRSLEEYCKDSRNMMKLKDSYLRLRLLKHKKCNIVTCLHELPKTQHDLYSCVVDMCAQTEKMICFSVNGVFKEMEGKSEGCIRAFTRTFILTTGRYSRLCIVNDEMILRNASPSETKKAFSTTMPTIFCAQSRQQMKDSSTQTDLKYLENEWDSIGDDEVLGTVQTKD is encoded by the exons aTGG ACCCAAATGATGAGACAATCCCTCtccaagaaaaggagaaggatgtGAGTTCTTCCCAAGAAAGTTCTAGTAAGGAGAGCCCTCATGACGAATATCATGAGGACAATCTTCTATGTCCACAACTCCAGGACAGTGATGGAAACATTCAGATAAAGGATGCCTGCAGTGACCCTCAAATACTGTA caactcttctctcttccaagtcaATGAAGATGATGGTACATGCTACGCTGAATGCCACGATATAATTTTTCCAGAGGACGAATTGAACGATAGTGTAGAGGATGAAGCCTTAGGGGGCTGGTTCAAGATCACA ATTCCAAATGGGAGAAAGTACAGCAAGATGTGGATAATCAATTTACTCCAGAGCCATTGCAGTGTGGCCTTCACACCAGTTGAT TTCCAGTACAACAGAAACCAGATTCAATTCTTTGTCCAAAATCCCAGAAGCGCCCATGAACTGAAGAATATAAACTACCAGCTGAGTgatgaggaaaacagaaag ATATCTATCTATGTTAATTCATCTACTGAGCCTTTATCTGTGCAGTACCAGTTAACATCAGAACAGATGCAGATTCTAAAG CTGAGCATGAAGAAACGATATAATGTCTCCCGTAAATCTCTGTACCTCAAAAAGTTTCGCTTTGACCCAG ACTTAACGGATCACGGGATTGACATATTTCTGAACCGAAGAAGCTGCATGACTGCTACCCTTCAGGTCATCCAAGTGGATTATCCTGAG CtcctgtccttgaacttgagcaacaacaaaatatacTGGCTAGATGGTCTGTCTGAATTAATAGAGAGGGCCCCGCAAGTCAAGATTCTGGACCTTTCAAGAAATTTG CTGAAGACTGCGTGGGAGTTGGAGAAGATGAAAGGGCTGAAGCTGAAAGAGCTGTGGCTGGAAGGGAACCCCTTGTGCAGCACCTTCCCAGACCATTCTGCCTATGTGAG TGCTGTTCTgaactgcttcccagagttgttACACTTG GATGGCTGGAAGTTATTCCCAACAGTTGACGAAGACACCTTGGAAATAATAAAACCACGTAAG GAAAGCTATAGAGGATCTGAAAGTCTGAAGAATCTGGTCATGCAATTTATGCTTCA GTATTACTTGATCTACGACTATGGTGATCGACGCAGTCTCCTCACTGCTTACCATGCAGACGCCTGCTTCTCCATGACCATTACCTTCAACTCCAACAAGCCAGACAT aagaAGTTTAGAAGAATACTGCAAGGATAGTAGGAATATGATGAAGCTCAAGGACTCCT ATTTGCGGTTGCGGCTGCTGAAGCACAAAAAATGTAACATTGTAACCTGCCTTCATGAACTGCCAAAAACTCAGCACGATTTATATTCCTGTGTAGTGGACATGTGTGCCCAGACA gaaaaGATGATCTGCTTTTCTGTCAATGGGGTGTTCAAAGAAA TGGAAGGAAAGTCTGAGGGATGTATTCGTGCCTTTACCCGGACATTCATCTTAACTACTGGCAGATATTCCAG GCTTTGCATTGTGAATGATGAAATGATCCTGAGGAATGCCAGCCCTTCAGAGACCAAGAAGGCCTTCTCTACCACCATGCCCACAATCTTCTGTGCCCAGAGTCGTCAGCAGATGAAGGATTCCTCCACCCAGACTGATTtgaa GTATCTTGAGAACGAGTGGGACAGCATTGGAGATGATGAGGTCCTTGGTACAGTCCAG ACCAAGGACTAG